A DNA window from Daucus carota subsp. sativus chromosome 3, DH1 v3.0, whole genome shotgun sequence contains the following coding sequences:
- the LOC108213979 gene encoding protein MIZU-KUSSEI 1 has product MGEPNRISNGSSLSTASTPPSPPPPPTPAHNTLIQPSATKKRRKPKVFRAIKSVFRTFPIMPPTCKFPSLPGGRLPDSGQRVCGTLFGYRKGRVSLSIQENPRTLPSLVIELGMQTNVLQKEMNNGMVRIALECEKRIEKDRTKLMDEPLWSFFCNSKSYGYGRKREATDEDLHVMELLKAVSMGAGVLPAANSDMNGPDNEMAYLRAHFDRVVGSRDSETLYMLSPDGNNGPELSIFFVRI; this is encoded by the coding sequence ATGGGAGAGCCAAACAGAATCAGCAATGGCTCTTCATTATCCACCGCTTCtacaccaccgtcaccaccccCGCCACCAACCCCTGCACACAACACTCTTATCCAGCCATCAGCTACGAAAAAAAGACGAAAACCAAAAGTTTTCAGGGCTATCAAATCGGTTTTCCGAACGTTTCCGATCATGCCACCAACATGCAAGTTCCCTAGCCTCCCCGGTGGTCGGTTGCCTGATTCAGGTCAACGAGTATGCGGCACACTTTTCGGGTACCGAAAAGGTCGGGTGAGCCTATCCATCCAAGAAAACCCTAGAACATTACCTAGTTTAGTAATTGAGCTAGGCATGCAGACAAACGTGTTGCAGAAGGAAATGAATAATGGGATGGTTAGAATTGCACTAGAATGTGAAAAAAGAATCGAAAAGGACAGAACAAAGCTAATGGATGAGCCATTATGGTCATTTTTTTGTAATTCAAAGAGTTATGGTTATGGGAGAAAGAGGGAGGCTACTGATGAAGATCTGCATGTAATGGAGCTTCTCAAGGCCGTTTCAATGGGAGCCGGGGTTTTGCCAGCGGCAAATTCAGATATGAACGGGCCTGATAATGAGATGGCTTATTTGAGGGCGCATTTTGACCGTGTGGTAGGTTCCAGAGATTCGGAAACTTTATACATGTTAAGCCCTGATGGGAACAACGGCCCAGAGCTGAGTATCTTCTTTGTAAGGATATGA